One window of Sphingomonas sp. KC8 genomic DNA carries:
- a CDS encoding 3-methyl-2-oxobutanoate dehydrogenase (2-methylpropanoyl-transferring) subunit alpha, which yields MSSETGRRNLRPLSLHVPEPKFRPGDSVDFGDFDIPAAGSVMRPEIDSAPAAMTGHAYTLVRVLDDQDRAVGPWDPKLEPERLVRMLRHMALTRAFDDRMYRAQRQGKTSFYMKCTGEEATAVAAAYALDRDDMVFPSYRQQGILIARDWPLFDMMCQIYSNQGDRLKGRQMPIMYSARGANFFSISGNLATQYPQAVGFAMASAAKGDTRIAAAWCGEGSTAEGDFHSALTFASVYRAPVILNVINNQWAISSFSGFAGAEATTFAARAVGYGIAGLRVDGNDILAVYAATEWAAERARNNYGPTLIEHFTYRAEGHSTSDDPTKYRSAEENVKWPLGDPIARLKRHLIAIGAWDEDRHAAMDKDVAEEVRAAQKEAEKLGILHDGLKQPFDTMFEDVFEEMPRHLQDQRDQMAAERKAAGI from the coding sequence ATGAGCAGCGAAACCGGGCGGCGCAATCTGCGCCCCTTGAGCCTGCATGTGCCGGAACCGAAATTCCGGCCGGGCGACAGCGTGGACTTTGGCGATTTCGATATACCGGCGGCCGGATCGGTCATGCGGCCCGAAATCGACAGCGCTCCGGCGGCGATGACCGGCCATGCCTATACCCTGGTTCGCGTGCTCGATGATCAGGACCGCGCGGTCGGTCCGTGGGATCCCAAACTCGAACCGGAACGGCTGGTGCGGATGTTGCGCCATATGGCGCTGACCCGTGCGTTCGATGATCGGATGTATCGCGCCCAGCGGCAGGGCAAGACCAGCTTCTACATGAAGTGTACCGGCGAAGAGGCGACGGCGGTCGCGGCGGCTTATGCGCTGGACCGCGATGACATGGTGTTCCCCAGCTATCGCCAGCAGGGCATCCTGATCGCGCGCGACTGGCCGTTGTTTGACATGATGTGTCAGATCTATTCGAACCAGGGCGATCGGCTGAAGGGCCGGCAGATGCCGATCATGTATTCGGCGCGCGGCGCCAATTTCTTCTCGATCTCGGGCAATCTCGCCACGCAATATCCGCAGGCGGTGGGCTTTGCGATGGCGAGCGCGGCGAAGGGCGATACGCGGATCGCGGCGGCCTGGTGTGGCGAAGGATCGACCGCCGAGGGGGATTTCCATTCCGCGCTCACCTTTGCCAGCGTCTATCGCGCGCCCGTCATCCTGAACGTCATCAACAATCAGTGGGCGATTTCGTCCTTCTCGGGCTTTGCCGGGGCCGAAGCGACCACCTTCGCCGCGCGGGCGGTGGGCTATGGCATTGCCGGCCTGCGGGTGGACGGCAACGATATCCTCGCCGTCTATGCCGCGACCGAATGGGCGGCAGAGCGTGCCCGCAACAATTATGGGCCAACGCTGATCGAACATTTCACCTATCGCGCCGAAGGCCATTCGACGTCGGATGATCCGACCAAATACCGGTCTGCCGAGGAAAATGTGAAATGGCCGCTGGGTGATCCAATCGCCCGGCTGAAGCGCCACCTGATTGCGATCGGCGCCTGGGATGAGGATCGCCACGCCGCGATGGACAAGGACGTGGCCGAAGAAGTGCGCGCCGCGCAGAAGGAGGCGGAGAAACTCGGCATCCTTCACGATGGCCTGAAACAGCCGTTCGACACCATGTTCGAGGATGTGTTCGAAGAAATGCCCCGCCACTTGCAGGACCAGCGCGATCAGATGGCGGCCGAACGCAAGGCGGCCGGGATATGA